In the Puntigrus tetrazona isolate hp1 chromosome 19, ASM1883169v1, whole genome shotgun sequence genome, CGGCTGATGGAGGCCCATAATGATCTTATTTGACTTAGTCTTGAAAGGCTTATCTTCCTATTGCTGTGCCACTGACAAGAATTAAGCTCGGCGTGCTTTTTCATTCTCTGTCTGTTTCGCATTTTTCTTTCCGTCATTTAGTCTTTTTGATACAGCATTTCAGTAAAGCTGTGACACAAATCAAGAGCAGACTAAAGACACATGTAACCGCTGTTTGGTCCTTTTGAATCGCGCCCTACAATGACCAATGTTTTCTCAAGCAGGACGCAAAAACCCTATGCACCAGTTTGTCCCTGCaactaattttctttttggacCAGACTCTTTTCCTCCAAACAAACCGAATGTTTGCCCATTAAGCCTCTTAATTTTAAAAGGAACTACAATGcgatataaaaataatagttctGCGTGGAAGTCGGggtaaaagcaaaacaaacagtgTCATTCTGCTGGCAGAGCGCAGAGAGTGCCCATGCAAACCAGATCCACATTGAAGGATAATACCAAGTATTGATGTGCTCAAAGTGCACGCAAAAGCCACTCTTTCAGCCTGCCCTGCGGATATGTAATCATCGTGTCTTTTGagcttaaaaagaaaatgctttcgTACGATGCAAAAATCATAACATATCAGCCATCTGACAATAATGTCCAAAAACGCGTTAAaccaaaataatcttgttttctgtttaccCCGGCGCTCCCGTGTCTAGCTGTTCCCCAAGACAAATTAGATTGGGTTTGATGATGTGCAACAGCGTTTCTGCGTTGTATTAAGTACAGTAATGACAACAATATGCATTGACATCAAAGCTTTAATCTGTCCCCTTCCCCGCTCGCTCTTTCTCTTGCTCAGCCCTGTCACTGGGTCCATGTCTCCAGGCAGTACCTCACAGATCCTGGCGCGCAAGAAGAGAAGAGGGGTGAGTTTACGTCAATCTAGCTCTGTTTTTCCCCTGCTTGTTTGAGAACAGACCAAATCTATAATTCGTATATGATCTCGGTACAAGGTCTCTTCTGTGAACGCTGGCCTTTTTCAAAACTCCCTGCAACACGACCCTCTGCAGcaacatgcatttttacagtttaagcCCCCTTGTCTGACTTTGATTTGTGTTTTCCTACTTGACTttcctagtttttttttttttttttttttttttccaaaaatctgATCTCAAGAATGCTGCAACTAGGCCTCGGCCACAGAAATAATCCAGTTAGCAAATGCTTTCCACTTCAAATcatttttctgtctttaaaTTGATTCCGCTGGATTCAACAGATAATTGAGAAGAGACGCAGGGACAGGATCAACCACAGTCTGTCGGAGCTCAGGAGACTCGTACCCAGCGCCTTCGAGAAACAGGTACAGGAAGATGCCACAGGCTTAGTCGCATGCTTCATATTGTATATTCAAAACAGCTGACTGGACagtatcaaatatatattaaaaaaattttaaaactaaaatcagttCCTTCTTGCCACTTGGACAGGGTTCCTCTAAATTGGAAAAGGCTGAGATTCTTCAGATGACCGTGGATCATCTGAAACTGCTGCATGCCATGGGCGGTAAAGGTGAGAGAAGATCCTGATTGAGAAACCTGAGCATTTCTGTATACAGTATTGCTTATAATGTTGGTTATGGATTTTGGCAAGTCATAACCTCAAATATTAACTTAAGCGCATTACTCCATGCACATGTTTGTGTTATATAAGTATAAAGCTGTTCAAAGCTTTGGGATCAAAgagataacattttatttttaaaagacatctCTTATGttaaaaaagctgcatttatttgagcaaaattaaagtaaaaacagtaataatgttaaatatcattacaatttaaaataattattttctattgcgatatatttaaaaatgctatttattcctttcatggtaaaactgaatttttagcatcattactccagtttttaatgttgcatgatccttcagaaatcattctaatatgctgatttgctgctcagtaaacatttcttattaccaGATACCAAATGTTATGTATTACTGTAATaagcttttttatatttggagTTTTtacgtttgaaaaaaaatccaccCTGCGTCGTGTATCAAGTAGATAACTGAAGCGTTCTCTCTCCTAGGCTACTTTGATGCTCGTGCTCTGGCAGTGGACTACAGGACTCTGGGCTTTCGGGAGTGTGTTGGCGAGGTGGTGAGATACCTCAGCTCTCTGGAGGGGGTTGAATCCTCAGACCCCATCGGCGCACGCCTCGTGTCCCACCTCAGTCACTGCGCCAGTGAGCTGGACCCTCTCCTCCAGAGCCCCGCCGCTCTGCCTTTCCCTCCTTGGCCCTGGCCCTCCTTTCCTCAGCTGGCGTCCACTTCATCTCCAGCATCGTCTGGGCCGTTTCCCCCAGCCACCCGCCGGGATCTGGCCCCCCATGCCACCGCCGCCTTGCTGGGCTACCCTTCACCGGCCCTGCGAGTGGGATCTCTAAGCACCCAGGGGGCGATAATGAGCCCAGCGCTGACCCCGGTTCGACGACTGCCCTCTATCCCCGGACATCCACACAGACCTCAGCAGCACTCACCTGATGGACCCACAATCCCGTCTTCCACCTCATCCTCCTCCAACTCCTCCCCTCCCCAGATTTCCTTCAGACCCTTTGCCCCTCTGGGGTCTCCAGCCCCAGGTCGCAGGGGTTTGGGCAGCTCCAGTAAGTCTGGACAGGCCTGGGGCACAGAGATTGGGGCATTCTGATTAAGAAGTTTGGAGTTTATGACAGcctaaaaggggaaaaaaaaacatttattggtcATTTGGACTTCTGTATGACCACCTTTAAAAGGAACTACAATACATTGAACAATtcagatgggttttttttcagtttcatctACTATTCCAAGTCCAACAGCATTTACGCTCTCAGAAAAAAATGGTACAAATGCTGTCACTGGGGCATTACCCTTTTACAAGATATAAGATAAAAGGGtgcatattaatacataaaatgtacatattagtacatCTTCTGAGagtttagaaatgaaaaaaaagtctgattttgtttacaaagaaaaaataggagagaaatgaaatgttatgtAGAACCGAAGTGTAAAATCAAAACTTCCAGAAAGACtgagtttaaaaaaagggcTCAAAGCAACTCAGTGCTATAAACTTGAGATCTAGATACTGGAACTTTCTAGAACTCtgatcttttatcttttttcattAGTGTACTTGTTTACTctgtcatttatatattaactcGGATTCTGACATGATATGCATTGGAGAGATTACATAAAGAAAATAGTGCCTTATCAAAACACTGCTCTTCTTTTTAACCCGCGCGCGCACGTCCGCGTGGCGTCCAGAAGATGGCAGCACCAGAACAAAATGCGCTGATGCGCACAAACTCCCTCGGAGACGCTTGCGCGTGCCTTCCCGAAAAACAAAGTCAAAGAAAAACTATTATCAACGTCGTGTATTTGTATTCCATACTGGACACCAGCTGAGAGTCAAAAAGGCCAATTAAAACTCGAAAAAACCTGGTACAAATTCTCCAGACTGCTCCAACTCGCACCATCAGGAAATTTTATTAGCAATGCGTTGTTCAACCGACCTTCCGAAAGGCTTGGAAAGCCCACTAAAAGTAGATTAAAATAAAGCGCCTACACAATTTACTCACAAAGTACACAAACCGACTCTTATCTGAAAGACTCCTCTGGGTGCTATAAGAGCGAGGTTTAGAGCATCCATTTTCTTTAGCTGTCTCCCGGGACGGTGATGAGAAGACTGCGGTGCGGCGGCCACTCAGTGAAAACATGGTGGCTGCTGGCCCTGATCCTGCAACAGCAAGAGGAAACGCTGTGTGCCCTCTCAGTGCCTCTGCCAGCCACTCTCCACCTACAGGCTGCAATTAGAGTGAAACCCAACTAACCCGCTCCCTTCAAAACACACATATCCTCACACGTGTGCGTGGAAGTACCGTGTAAGAGAAACTCTGTACAGTCAAACTCTGGCAGGGTTATCAGAACCACAGTGGTCTTGTGTCACCCTGaagaaatgtgctttttgttgttgtaagaGATTACACGTGCGTAATGACCAGATAAATGTggatataaaatattgatttcagttgaagttattttaaaattgtacctgtatatcatattaaattatCAGCTATTTTCAGCATTACAATTTCTAAAACAATCTGGCTAGCAGATAAGatgcctttcattttttttaaacatcataaCAGATGAACCAAAGATCCGAGGTGAATGCAAATTTGATGCAAAAAATCATCTGAAAATTGAACAGAAAGACAAGGCGTAATGAGGGAAAGAACAATAATATGGCagttaaagcaaaaataatgtataaatatacagaatatgcatacattttaatataatataatataatatataatacattttatatatatatatatatatatatatatatatatatatatatatatatatatatatatatatatataaaagtagtTTGTGTTCTCATTTTGCGGTGCTTCATGGCAAAGTTTTCTTGCAgaattaaatatacagttttcaCCAGgctttaaatatcataatttggtcacactttacaataatgtgtcatttgttaacattagttaatgtattaactaacaatgaacaatgcatttattacgcTATTTACCTTCTTAGTTAAAATACAGttgttattcatttgtttattcatgttcgttcacagtgcattaactaatgctaacaaacacaatttgtgattttaataatgcattagcaaatgCTTAATTAACATTAAGAGTAATAAATGATGTAGAGGTATTATTCAtacttagttcatgttaactaatgttgttatccaatgaaccttattgtaaaaggttaaccattatttaaaaaaatctaagttGAAATAACGTGGCTTGAACAAAACCACATATTATCAATTTCTTCTTAGTAAGTCGGTTATCATTCAATTAATGGGAACCCAACTCAGTGTTGGCTATTTTTGAGGAAATATATAACTACGActttagcttttaaaataaaagtgcaagTGAATGCATACTGTGACAGAGGGCATCCATTACGTCTGACTCATAAGAAACAGATCGGCTTTCCAGCGACACCACCGGAAAGACGGCATGCATCATTTACAAGACGGTCTCAAATTAAAAGCGGTGTTAACCATGAAAACTGAATAATCGTGCGTTTCGCCACCAAAAgggcaattaaaacaaaacatcaaagcGCTGGTCTATGATGATGTGATGAAGACGTGGTGCTTTTTTGATTCCGGggttcttgtttgtgtgttttcccCGGCTTGAACTTTAAAATGGGCATGgaatgtgtgtatgcgtgtgctAGACTGTGGCGggactgtgtgtctgtgagggATGTGGCGCAACGAGGGCAGATTCTCATGCGAGTGGCGTGTGGAGTGTGTGTAGAGAGACTCGCGTGTgagcgtggtgtgtgtgtgtttatgttagTGAACGTTTaggcttgagtgtgtgtgtgtgtgtgtgtgtgtgtgtgtgtgtgtgtgtgtgtggctctaGTCCTCCGTTCTTTTGGCACCAGTAGAGTCAGTGCTGCGACCACAGCTTCCAGTATGGGCCACCACAATCACATGAGGCCAGCTTTCCCACGGGGAGGGGCCACGGAGAGAATAAACGCTAAAGAAGGAATATGACCCGCACGGAGGAACAGGCAGGGTTGATATTTTCCTGTCAACATGAAAATAAGGTAGTCTGTATAGGGGGGGAAAAATCAGTTTAGGGGGTGTCTGAGCCGAGCTTATGCTTTATCACCAGTGTGTTGTTGCTTGGACGCGGTGCACGTTTCACAGCATACTATGCACACTGTGGCTATTTTAGCACTTGATTAATGTACTCGTAGAGTCACTCCAGCTAAACGGTTCATCATTGCAAAGTTTGTCATTATAATAACTTCCAATTAAAGCTTCAAACAACATAAACAGACTTGGGTAAtgtaatttacaataatatttaaaagcctATCTGTGATAACAGCATCTCCTCCTCTAATAAACATCACTGCCCTCTACTGGTCACGTTCTGACAAAATCACTTACAAATACTAGTGGTTCTCAACCAGTAGGGCTGCAAGAccacttaaaaatatttaaattaattattatgcatatactaaaataagacgtgtatagtaaaaatattaattaaaattttaattcatctaaaaacgtctattttattaaacatatgttgaatgttattttttttaattaccatgttttataaataataaactgctGACTGACTGCTCGTTTTGTCAGTAGTTACATGTATTTGCAGGTAAAACCGCCTAAATAAATTGGCTAATTATAATTTTAGCTTTAGTGAGAGATTAATCAGATAACACCATaacaaactgagaaaaaaaaatgactttcacaAAACTCATTTGAAATTGAACTCGATTGAACAGCAGTTGCATGATTAGTGAGACTTGAGCTTCTCGGttaggcaaaaataaaatagtaataatgtcTTTGATGCATCTAAAAGCACATCTTcggcttttaaataaatattgttaataccGCTGATTTATAGACTCTCCGCTGTCCATGGAGCTTTTAATCCAGTGTAGATAGTGAGAAATGTGTGCGTAAACATTTGGCTTATCGGGTTCTTCTCAGTCCAATCCGGAGCTAGTGATCCCTGACGGGTACCGTGTTTATCAGCCTCACACATAAGTAGACCTCCAGAGCCACCCTGCCAGTCCAGagcaaaacaaattataaaatgaagcAGCTGTGAGCATCCACAGATGCTACTCACTAAAAACATCCAGACTTCAAAGACGTATTAGAACGGAGAAAGAACAAGTAACAGCCTgaacaaataatcaaaaaatcgtaaccaacacaaatattaaaaacaactttttagttTGACTTACAACTGAAAATGGCAAATGCTATTGCGGGCATCGTGTCTTGAATTTTGAGCAGCCACAgctaaatactttttatatttcatctgGAAACATACAGTTTGAGAgtgtacagtatttacagtaagaGAGGGTGAGCTGCAGAGAATACTTGCCACTTGTTTGCAATGATGGCTCCACCACAGTAATGCTTGCCAGGGCAATTTAGCCATTCTAGTGTAAACACCCCCAACGCCTTGATTGTGAAGTTTCCACAATCCGTCTTCACTGTGACAAAGCGGCATTCAGAATTGCTTTGTTTTCAGAGGTTCTGTTAGACAGTTTTCTTTCCAGTTTCTTCCAGTCGTGATCATTTTCCTGGGATCTTTGAAGAAATGCAGAACTCAGCTTTATACAAAAAGTGCACGAAAGTCAGCGTCTGTTTTATGTGGTGTTGTTCTGATACACGCACACCTgcagcaccatggacagcaaCAAACCAATCAACATGACCCTGCGGAGGACTCTTCTGTCTTCATCCTCACGATCCAGCTTGTTCTGTCTTTGCACCTTAGCTAAGGATCTTGTGCTAGCACCGCCTTTCAAAAGAGGCGTCGTTACGAAGAAACCCTCATCCTCTTCCGATGAACAGGTTTAATTACTTTAGTGATATCCATACAagagtacaaatcttaatgttaaaacatataataatatatttagggAATTGTGTGATTCTatttttatagcaacagtttggacgtgacccttttctattttaagatgacaatgccttaaaataaataactttgagTCATTGTGGAAGAAGTTGACTGGTCTGCATAAAGCCAACTCCTAATCCCTGCTGAACACCTCTGGtgtgattttaaatgcagtctttgagccaaaaactcatcaccaaacaccagTGACTAGTACATTCGCTGCACTGCATCTCTGCTGCAATAGTTCtggaagtgtctaaaatgactgcACCCACATGTACAAGTTgttggtgtttggtgatgagtaTGCAAGACCGCACAGTTTGCATCTCGCTATCCTTTTATTTACTTCTGACTTTTATTGTCAGATAAACtagcaattctgagaaaatagCAGTCCCTTCAGAATCAGACTTTTTGACTTGCAATCAAGTCATTTTATATCACATTTCTGCGACATATAAACTCACAAACGAATAGTTACACCAACGTAAAGACATCATAACACTGTAAAAGGTTAGACttcaaagtaatgttttttttctattatctTAAAGcatcactttcaaaaaaaaaaaaaaaaaaaaaaaaaaatatatatatatatatatatatatatatatatatatatatatatatatatatatatatatatatatatatatatattctggcTTCTAATGAAAGGAATGGCTTCTATATCTAAGTCTGTCTAACCAGTATGATGTACGAAATTCTGTCAAAAGATTGCTTTATTTATGATGTTGATTTGCATTCAGTTTACTTTAGGGGACCCAAAAATGCTCAAAACTACATTCAGTTGGATTAAAAAGATGAAACacataatttaacaattaacactattataattactatagatttttttaaacaaacttctAAGTATTTCACAAAGAACTATTGCCTTAAACTTCTGTTACTTAATAGAAAATCTTAAACTTGCTGAAAACCTCTATATTATAGGATCGTGGTCAGTAAAGTAaatttttacttacattttgaAGTAGGGTGCAGTAGAAGAGAAAGGATTGTTTCAAACATTTGTAACTAccattttgaagcattcaaataattgctgttcttttgaacagaaATATTAACCAGAACAACTGcgttcaaaatgtattttctcatGCCTCAAAAAAGGTGTGAATTCAGCTTTGACCTCAAAgagatgttacatttttaaatatgtaacttGGGCTCACCTAAAGGGTAAAAACTTTCTTCCAATCCTTCCTAAACACAAATTGAATTCAAACTCaacattacatttgtttattcattttattgtttgataTCGTTAGGAAAAAGCACAGAGTAGGTGGCCTTGACAGCGTGCAGCATTGAATCCTGTTGGTGTACAGAGCTGATAGGCCAGAATAATCATACTGTGCAGCTTATAGCCTTTGCACGCTCAAAGCGCTTCTCATGAGACACGTTGATGTGCCTTAAGCAATCGTCGAGTCTATTTGACACGGTTCATGTAAAAAGCATTCTTTTACAACTTGGCCTAGCTTTGGCTTTCGTTAAGACACAGAAAAATCAAACCGTGGATATCAATCCATTGAAAAGCAGCTTGTTGCATTAAATGCTAATATTATACTTGTAGTTTTACATACTGCATTACCTTATTAAAGAGGTAAGTAAATGATGCTTATAGCAAATAATACTTTAGGGGGAAACTTTAAGCATTTTAGACCCCTCACACTAGTCAGGGTCAGTATAGCTTAAGTAGCTGGATACAAAGAGCTTACAATCGTTGTGTATACAAAACAGAGCCATGATAATCTGAATATTACTTCCAGAtcacatctgaaaaaaaaaaagtgaaaaacgaTATGTACACAATCTTGTATGCTTGAGACAGGGCACATTTCTACCCAATGATCCATAATTGTGAGAAACACTGATTTCTATGATGGTGAAAACTTCTCATTTAATTGCCAAGTTTAGTTCTACCTGAGTTGGCATATCTATTAGGGGTGTATCTATCCAATCTCATTCTTTAACTATTGCATATGACAATTAAGAGGCTGTTAAGCTCTTAAAATTCACACTCCAAACTGGGTTCAGTGCGCCCGTTCTGTCAAATTAATCACCTGTCCTGCAGGTTTCTCTAGACTGCTCGCTTGAAATAATAACAGGTGAAACTGTTGTATATGAGAACACTGagaaatgaaagcaaacagcttTAGCAGAATGAGAAAGTTACTAGTTTGCACCTTACGCGTCTTTCCCTCTCACGGGAAGCGTTAAGACTGTCTTGGAATGCACGATATACTGTTTAGAGTAAATATTGCCATTACTACAAGCGTGATTACTGTAGATACATACCTCCCTACCACTAGAGGCACCAGAGATTTTATAGTGTCAGGCTTGGCTGAGGGCAACCACGTCAAGCCACTTTGGAACAAAAATACGACTTGGCTCATTGGTTAATCATCATCAGTAGCCTCCCTTTTCGATTCTTTCAATTTCCGCTCTATGAGCTGAGAGGTCGGGCTTGGAGGAGACACCACTTCCACTGGAGGTAGCATGGCGCCTTCGGGCTCAATGTCTTTTCTTTGAGAGAGCTCCTCCTGGATACAAACGCATCGCGTTCAAGTGAGCAAACTTGACCACAAAAGCAGTCCAAGCAGTgcattaacaacaacaacctcTAACCTGCTCAGAGAACCTCTGACTCATGACTTGATCTCCAAACTCCTGAGTCTCGACCTCTTCGCTGTTGGAGTGGCAGCTGGGGCTGGGCACCTCTATCCCATGGCTTTCCAGTATGGCAGCCTCTGagcaaaagagacagaaagtgtGTTATCGATGACAACACCGAgtgttcaaaatattatatcacagtttccacaaaaacattaggCAGCTGTTTTGATcactgaaaataataagaaatgcttcttgagcagcaagTATCCTGGGGgtaatggcttcacaggcatcacaggaatatttaacattttaaaatacttcaaatagaaacagttttgttttatagtaatagcaTTGTAATACCATTTACTGTATTTCCGAGCAAATAAATAAGACTTGCTGGGCATAGGAGCCtgtattattactaaaaatcacacagagaccaaacctttgaacagcaGCGTATAAATTATGACTTTTAATAGCCAGGGTTCATTACTTGATGAGGGCCCACAGACAGACAAGTTCTTAAAATAGAACTGTTTTCGTGGCATAATGTGGGGAGCATCACACATAGATCATCACAATCAGTGACAACCTGTCAGAGCATCATTCCTGCCATCTCACCTATGTTGGCACGTCTCTTCATCTCCTTCCTCCGATTGGCAAACCAGTTGTACACTTTGAGTGCAGTGACTCGTTCAAATTCTGAAAGTTTGCATcctgaaacaacatttattgaagaaatgaatcatttagatCAATACGTCAAGCATTTATAGatccggtgaggcagggagacATCTGCAACAGAGATGGCAACGCTACAACTAGTCTGGGCCTGCGGCAGTTCAGATCCTGATTGCAATCACTTACCAGGTTTTTGAATGACAGCATTACAAGCATTGGCAATTTCCTCTCTTTTGCCCTCATCAGGATACTGATTCTCTATAAAGAAACTGAGAACAAACAGTGATATCATGATCATTCTTCAACCAATAGGAAGCAGGAAAGGCCTTAGAAAACTTTAATGCTGCAGATTAATTAAACAGGCTACTTAATGTTGATGACTTAATGACATTAAGTGAAAAAATGCTTGTGGACAAAGAAAATATTCCGGTTTAATGAGTACACTGTCACCATACCTCACTACAAAAATATGGGGTTTGtgcgattaaaaaaacaattcctATGTTGGTTCAACCACAAAAACTGTTAAAGACTCACATATTGGAGTGAATTCCATTGTAATATGTGCTTATTACTCTCAAAAACAATTTCCTATATGCACAGAAACGTATTACTTGGGGATAAAAAGAATGAGACTTGTATTTCACTGCAGCATGTCTGCATTTTAGAGTCAATCTCAATCAGGCAAATGTGCTTTTACAGATGCCACCCTGAAAAACAATTACTGTATGAATAGTGGCAAAGACAGTAATGCTCTGTGATTTACCTCTCCATGATTGACTGGCACTCCTTTCTCCAGGTGAAGCGACTACCTCTGCGCAGTCTAAAAGGCCCGACTGCTGCCCTGTCTGCGGGGCTTCCAGCCAGCCTCCAGTCAGGCTCCTCCTTAACCAGTGAACGCATAGACAGTGTGGCACCTGTTGTGAACATATGAAAATAGAACTTAAGATGCACACAAACCAAAATAACAAGCAAATATGATTTCAACACGCATGTAGTTAAACACATATTGAAGAGACGGTTTACCATCCACTTTCATTGCGTTTGTGTtccatgcaaaaaaatacagtcatacaggtttagaagaCCATAAGATTGTAATTTACTACGAACAATCCCTTGAAAGGGCCATTCTAAAACCACTTTATAGGATTTATTTACCACTAGTATAGGATGTTTGTCGCATTTCGCCCCCTAGTGGCAGTCATAACTGGTTGTGAGGCACGTGTATTcccacaaaaaaacagtaaaagaaaaactaatggGTTTTCTAGAGCTAATCAACTTCATGAATTTTATTGAATTGcccatttttcaaaaacagcgTTAAAGTAATAACGTACTAGTGCAAGAATATTGTCAATtctaatttcagaatttttattagaatattttattacaatttacttATGGTGTATTGCAACTCATCCGAAGGATCTGAAATTTCGCTAATGCATACGATCAGAACtttctgacctttttttttttttaagattgcGAACTCGAAGACTTGAAGGCAACAAATATAAATTTCCCAAACCATACATACTGAATtgaaagggttactccaccccaaaatgcaGATGCTCTCTAAAGTGGTGCTGCGGTGACGTTACGTTGCCGAATtggtgaataaaatcattattttagctttatttccgtccaaaaagtattcttatcacttcataacattacggttaaaccactgatgtcaaaTGGAGTATtcagacgatgtctttcatatttttctggaccttgacagtcgTAATTGTGTGGCAGTCAAAGGGACAGTCTTTAAGTGATTGATAACAAGATTTTCATTTAGAGGGGGTGTAACCCTTCAAGCTGTTTCCCTGCTGCATGGACGTTACCTGACTGGGACTGGTGAGCAGAGTACCAGGGGAGGAGGTGCATCAGCAGTTCTCTCTGTCTATTCCAGGGAGTGTCAGTCCTGCTCCTGGGGACCTGAGCATGCTGGTTTTCACTCCATCTGATTCCTTTAACCCATTTGGGCAATCAGAAAGCTGTGTTAACTAGAGTCACTTTGACGGCCGAAAACTTGCTGGTAATGGTGACGTCCGTTAACAAAAATTAACAGAGCGCTCAATGAACATCCTTCGAGAAAATTTCATTGTATATAACAGTGTTAATACACATTCAAAGTGATTAGGCACTTGGAGCCATGCTCAATTCTCTAGCGCTGTAGAGAATGTAAAAGCGTCATGCTCAGGGCTCTGTTAGTAGGGTCAGGTGTTAAT is a window encoding:
- the heyl gene encoding hairy/enhancer-of-split related with YRPW motif-like protein, translating into MKRPHDYSSPDSDTDELIDVGQEDSYCPVTGSMSPGSTSQILARKKRRGIIEKRRRDRINHSLSELRRLVPSAFEKQGSSKLEKAEILQMTVDHLKLLHAMGGKGYFDARALAVDYRTLGFRECVGEVVRYLSSLEGVESSDPIGARLVSHLSHCASELDPLLQSPAALPFPPWPWPSFPQLASTSSPASSGPFPPATRRDLAPHATAALLGYPSPALRVGSLSTQGAIMSPALTPVRRLPSIPGHPHRPQQHSPDGPTIPSSTSSSSNSSPPQISFRPFAPLGSPAPGRRGLGSSSKSGQAWGTEIGAF
- the zgc:91944 gene encoding homeobox-containing protein 1 isoform X1 — its product is MRQWCLPAVAPRAEPLPTGRLSPQISDVRMECCDVEPRYTIEQIDLLQRLRLSGMTKPQIIQALESLERLDPDHRTPCCNNHSAPPSAPTSAAPAAPSSSSSSSSSLTSATTQTPVMDAALSPSNSYDASPPPMYPPSGVQRSFSYDLAEEDWDLEEKVEEYMRRDSNLVKEEIKAFLNNRRISQAIVGQVTGISQSYISQWLLQQGLEMSDSKRRAFYRWYLLERNSPGIRWSENQHAQVPRSRTDTPWNRQRELLMHLLPWYSAHQSQSGATLSMRSLVKEEPDWRLAGSPADRAAVGPFRLRRGSRFTWRKECQSIMESFFIENQYPDEGKREEIANACNAVIQKPGCKLSEFERVTALKVYNWFANRRKEMKRRANIEAAILESHGIEVPSPSCHSNSEEVETQEFGDQVMSQRFSEQEELSQRKDIEPEGAMLPPVEVVSPPSPTSQLIERKLKESKREATDDD